ACTGTTGAAAAGTCTATCTAACAAACCCATAATTAGAAATTGCACGAACACAAAGGAATTTTGACACTGATTGTTTTTCTATCCATTGTGTCTGTTAGCGGAAagtaaagagagaaaaaaatgaaaagaaaacaacaGCCAGCCTTAGCTGTCTGTCTACTCACTTTGTGTGATGAGGAAATGAGTAGAGTGTGGAAAAATGGATGATAAGAAGTTTATGAACAGTATAGTACATGACAAACCTAACTTCAATTGATGGGAGAAATTCATGGACGCGGAAAGTGATTGAGAGGTCATCAAAGGGGTGAAATGAAATGAATCAAGTCAACAACTAATAACTTGGAAGTTCCGTCTCATGGTCAAACAAGTTGAATTTATATGAGGTAACTCATGACCCATGAGATTTTGTCTAAGATAAAGGAATGAATAAGACAGTATCATATAACAGAATGAAGCAAATATCAAATGAAAACAATAAATGATCATAGAGGAACATATCACATGATAAACAAATGCAGAAGTTgagattattattatttccaagcAATGTTAAAAAAGAAAACGAAAGGGCAACCAGGATTTCATGATTAAGCAGAAGCAGCACCACAAAAGCATGTGAACATGGGTGCAAATCAGCAAATTGAAAAAAGCAACAACAAACACTCCAAGCGTACTTAAAATTACTATATATTACATTAGTGATATTATAATTTATAATATAACTTATAATTAAGGTTCTGCACCACCAAGAGTctacaaagtaaaaaaaaagaaaaaaaaaagtaacaaacACCAAAAGTCTGATGAAGCATTTCCCAGGAAAGCCTGTCGTAGACATAAACCTTAGAGATTCTAGACCTAAAGGACGCCTAATTCTGACTGAAAAAAAACCAATGGCTTCTTCAGATTTTTGAAGAAACTGGCAAATTGAGAACCAACCCACCACAACTAGTAAGCTAAATTCATGAAGCCAACTAAGATCGTAGAAACTTCACCTGATTGGAGTCGAACAACGTCAATAGCAACCCTTCCTCCTCCGTTTGTACAGTTTATCCAGAGAAAAAAGCTCCTCGACCTCAATTCAAAGATAACAGCACCCCCATCAAGAAACAATATGAAACCTTTCGTCACTGTCTTGTTTTTTTGGTACTCCGTTTATTCAGAGATACCACAATGGAGAATTGTTGTTGTCCTGTTTAGGGTACGACTCCATGTTTCCTCTAGGCATAACCTCTTGGTAATCAACGGATGCCATATTGAAAGGAGACCCAAATCTGAAATGATCAGTAGTGATTTCACGTGGGTTTGAGTCGAAGGACTGCTCAAACTGAATTTCCTCCACTGGAAACATGTTCTGGTTCATGTTTTGGCTCATGGGAGTGTTCTGATTCATGTTCTGGCTCATGGGAGTGTTAACTGCATTGCTGGTTTGTTCATAGATGTGACCAACCCCCATACCAACAACGCCTTGGCCGTAGAATCTTCCATCAAGTTGCACTTTGTTCTGTGTAGGAGTTTGATTACCTCTTACCCCACCAATGCCTCCATGATTAGGATTCGCAACCTGCGGAACATTTGTATCATAGAATGAAAATAAGTCATTAATCATGTTCTGCCCATCTTCCGGAATCCCAAGACTAGATAGGTTGAATGAAGGTGGGGTTGAAGTTGGATTTGGGTTAGGATTTTGACTTTGGTTTGCATTAGATGGAATAGAAGCTGGGATCGACTGCGTGAATGGCATATTGAAAACCGGTTGTGGCTTCTCCTcattaatctgaaaatttgatgaGATTCCAAAGCCTTGAGAAGAATAGCCATGTTGGCAAGATGCCTGGTGATTGTTTCTCGAAGTCTTATCAAGAAATCCAACACGGTAATCGCTGTAAGGGCATGCTTTATACTCACAAGTATAAATTTTGTTGTCCACCACGGTCTCCAGATCTTCCAAGGGCTTCCTCTTCCTGATGAAATCTGAGTTAACCATATCTCCCTTCATCTGAGGAGGTGTTGGCTGAACCATGATTCTTTCCTTTGCTCCAACAAATCCCCCTATGCCTCCCAGATTAAACATATTCATATCCCTGGGCTTCAGCTCTTGTACTTCCATGTTTGACTCATCTTCAACCCCTTCAACATCATATTCACTGCTGTCACTGATGGTGAAGGATCCACTGCCACCAGCAGAAGACATAGGGGGGCAGATCCCAGGATGGAGTTTCCTAGACAAGGTTTCTTCTTGGTTAATTATAGCCAGCCAAGTTGCACTCTCCTTTGCTGTCATTTTGTCCTGCAAGCACTTAGACTGCCTTACAAGCTTTCGGATCTTGGCAATATCTGGTGACATATGCTTGATCACAGCAGTCAATACGCTAACCTTCCATGCCTTCTTCAGATCATGAGGCTTCTTGTAGGGTGGAGGACCTTGATCTTTTGGTAAGCCCAATTGAGTCCACCATTCCTCATCTCCAGAGGGCCACCATGGTGGTGAAATACCCTTCTCCAATGGGAACCGCCTCTGAGGAGGGTCACAGTGCTGCATGAGAGCAGACAAGAGAGACCCAAGTGTGGTGTCCTGAAGTTCTTGCAAAGTATGAGGGGTAGACGCTCCAGCGTTGATGTCTTCGTTCATGCCAGGAATTGCATGATCTGCCTGGTATTTGGCGATCGCTGCTGGACCATTTCGATCAAATCTAACTTTCTCCTTCCACCAGGCACGAAGATTATCAGATGCTCCACTCACTGGCTTACCCTTCTCAGGGATGATCCCATACACGAAACCCTGAGCTTTGCACACCTCCATCATCTTCAACATGTATTTGAGAATTCCATCTTGTGCCCTTGACATCTTCTTCCTGCGAGCCTGCTCTTGCGATTGACGTTGTTTAACACTATCAACTCCTTCCTTTCCTTTGTTTTGTTCTTTGAGACGCCTTAAGAGCATTCGATCTCTCCACATCCTCCTCTCGAGTTCGTCAACATCCATTTCTTCGTCACTATAATCTTCTTCGACAGTTGCCTCCGGTTCATTTTCAGGAGCAAAATCTGGTTCCACTTGCGGAACAGATGATAGAAAATCAAGATTTCCATTGAAAGCACCCATGTCTTCAAATATCCCCATCATTTTGAAATCAGAAAATTAAATTCAAGTATATCTTTGTTTGAAGTATACTGTTTCGATCTCTAAGTTTCCAAAGCTTCAACAGGAAAGTATTCCAATTGAAGGTACAAGCTAGCAATCAAACCCCAAGAGGAGATCAAATCATGAATTCCCctgaaaaagcaaaaacaaaagcATACACATATAAGAATAACACATACTTAGTTCATTCAGAAAGAAAAAGAGTAATAATAATTCATCAATAATCAGAATTGACTTTCACATGAAGATGGCTGATTCAATCAACATCAGTTTCTACTGAATTACTAAAAACATGAAACATTATTACTAGCAGAACAACTAAACAGAAGAAATTAAACTAGAAAATCTATCAACATCACCATCATCACACAGATAATCAAAGATTTTTATTCTGaaactcaaaaaaagaaaagtaacCAAAAAGCATTCAAATCATCAGAAATTACAAATATAAATCACATCTATATCCTTCAATCCATTTTCTCAGTTCAGATTTATTCCCCAATTTCAAATCCATGAAAAACAGATAATTGTTATTCATCTACAGCTAAACTACAAGACTTATCAAGAATTACTAGACAACAAACTCTACACAAACACAATCCAAGACATCACAAAAACACAACCAAAATTAGTCTCTGCGAAGAACTCAGAGCTCagaaatttggagttgaaattagAAAACTCAGAACAATGAAAAATAAGATTCCATTCTCTGATATTGATTCTGATTCCATTGAAAAACACAGAAATGAAAAAATTGATACGAATTCTTATGATATACATACAGAAGAAGAAAGATCTAGTATCCAACACCAATTTAGTTTTCATTTTCAACCAAAATAAAACTCAAATCAAGCTTTCAATTCACACAAACATTTCATAAAATTCAAGAGATcatttcaaaaacaacaacaacgaaACAGAAGCAGAgctttcagaagaagaagaagaagaaacatacaACAAATTAAAGCTTGAGAGAAGAAAGAGTTCGTGTACCAGGGTAATATCTTAGATAATTATATTTCTCCTTTTCGTTTCTGCCAttaatttttcttcatcatcGTCTCAGAGAACaagcaaacaatttttttttgtagagagaaagaagaagaagaaaagaaagagagagatctgAAACCCCTTAACTAAACAATTGATTCTTCTCACATGTATATAGGTCCGTGAAATGGTAAAAAACTCTTTTTAACTACAGACTTAAGTTACAGATTTTGTTGTTTTTAACTCTGTTTGGttaagaaagagagaagaaggcTTGTGTAAGCAATTAAGCTACCtgatgaagaaaataaataaattactaaATTAAAATACAAGAGGAGTTTTTACGTTTTTGTAGGGGGGCACGTGGACATTTAACCGTGAGGATCGgggtatttatttttatttttataataaaaataataaagcgTGGTGATAATAATTAACTCTTTTTAATGTTGTTATTTAAGAGTAAAAATCTCTTTAGGATTCcatcatgaagatgaaaatttaCACTAAATATTCTATTTAATCGCTTGTATATTCTTACCTTgtcatttatttttgtttcttgaaaattGATGCTTAACAACAAATGGAAATATATTTACCCATTCACTGACAAGGTTATGGAAATTGGTTGGGGATTTTAAAAATTAGTTATTTGTGTGGTTTAGCAGATGGGATTATTGAATTGCCCGTAATTGGCCATTTTTGGGAAGTTAAAATGAGGCAAAATTGGATAGTTTTGTATAGctatttttgaaagaaaaaggTACTTCAACTAAGGATACTTTTGTATTTAACAGATTAAGCTGGTactattaaattttattttgaaaaatttattgagtAATTTGGTAGTCATATTTATATGTGTTGGGCAGTCTATTTTATTTTAAGAATAAAGCTTTCCAAGGATATGGAATTTTAGAAGTGCTAATTCAAGTTTGTTTCATTTTtacacataaaaataaaaatagagaaaaaaaatcaagcaGAATTACAATTTTTTCTCATTtctttaaaaattatttaaataaataataCACTTTAGTGGGACACAACGAGGAGTATAATTTCATGCAGTTGTTaatgataattttattttaataattcATATTatggttatatttttttttatgattttatttatttatttatttgtgtaggttttttttttcttttagttaaTTTTCTTCAGTTTCGAATAATATTCGATCATGTTTGCTTTTAAAGGTATTGGTTTGACTAGAACTATTTAAATGTAAATGAGGAGAATATTATTCAATTTCTTATGAGATGCgttacaagaagaaaaaaaaacgtatGAATGTATATTTATATCTTCTGACAAACCAGTTAAGTTAATTTGTCGTTTCCTGATCGATGCGACAAATTTAGTTTCCCACTTTTGGGATTATATGTACAATCGGTTTCTCAACTTTGGCGTTTTTCGCCGATTATTAAATATTACCAATTGTAATTCTTCTTGAAgactttttttgtttgtttgtattcgttgtaaaaagaaaatagaataaGTTACTTATATTTAACAATAACTATTTCAATTTGAAAGAATTCCTAATGAGAGTTACTTATTTAGTGACATAAAAACACAATGAATCAAAGACCAAGCTAGTACAATTTCTTAAAGTCGGATAACCAAAGAATTAAAATCTACCAATCTTGTTGTGTGATACGAATTTTCTTAAATTGACATTAAATCGAATaagaaatcgtttttttttttaattttgagtttAATATCTAACAGTCctttaaaaatacaaaaatatttcataataatTAGTAAGTAATTCTTATTAATGCGGATGGATATCTTATATGATCCGATTTTTACGCAAAATTTATAAATGGTGATCTGATCAAACTCtagtaacaaaaataaaatatctcAAGTttaattcggaaaatattttcttacgAAAACCTCGCACATTCATCATATACTGAAACAATTGTCATCACCTGAACTCCAgcggaatttcaattttcatgaaCTCCTATTCAAGGTTTTAGAGCAATATTGTGCAATTTTTATGGTGTAACTAGAGCAAATTTTGAGGTTATTTAATTACCAAGTTTTTGATTACTACACTAATAATATGTTGTTGTGTGTTTAAGCAAAGGATGTCGGCTTTCAAAATGCGTAGCCGCCGCATTAGCCATCTGGACTCCTCGTCTCCTCCTCCCCATGTGCCTATCATGTCATTGGCCACTGGGTCCCACCTTTGTGGATCCCACGATTTCTCGAATTGGTGCTTGCTTCCAGTCTGTCTGACCGATTGTATTTACATCGTATTGACACTCTTATCGACAGGTGGCAGTTTTCTGTTCCACTTCTTATCCGCTCTTTTAAAAGCAGCAGTAAAAAGCTGTCCCCAAAAGGAAAAAATGGGAGTTGATATATCCGGACTGGCAGTGAGCCCCTGGTGTGGTACTACATCTAGCCTTTAAGACGTCTCTGAGCTATATTTGGTACTGCACTGCAGTTTCAAGTGTTACTTTTAACCTAGTCATTGGTGCCTGCGGTCCATTACAAGATCTTACAAGATAACAAATGATAGTGATTTAATTAG
This genomic stretch from Papaver somniferum cultivar HN1 chromosome 5, ASM357369v1, whole genome shotgun sequence harbors:
- the LOC113282832 gene encoding protein ETHYLENE INSENSITIVE 3-like; amino-acid sequence: MMGIFEDMGAFNGNLDFLSSVPQVEPDFAPENEPEATVEEDYSDEEMDVDELERRMWRDRMLLRRLKEQNKGKEGVDSVKQRQSQEQARRKKMSRAQDGILKYMLKMMEVCKAQGFVYGIIPEKGKPVSGASDNLRAWWKEKVRFDRNGPAAIAKYQADHAIPGMNEDINAGASTPHTLQELQDTTLGSLLSALMQHCDPPQRRFPLEKGISPPWWPSGDEEWWTQLGLPKDQGPPPYKKPHDLKKAWKVSVLTAVIKHMSPDIAKIRKLVRQSKCLQDKMTAKESATWLAIINQEETLSRKLHPGICPPMSSAGGSGSFTISDSSEYDVEGVEDESNMEVQELKPRDMNMFNLGGIGGFVGAKERIMVQPTPPQMKGDMVNSDFIRKRKPLEDLETVVDNKIYTCEYKACPYSDYRVGFLDKTSRNNHQASCQHGYSSQGFGISSNFQINEEKPQPVFNMPFTQSIPASIPSNANQSQNPNPNPTSTPPSFNLSSLGIPEDGQNMINDLFSFYDTNVPQVANPNHGGIGGVRGNQTPTQNKVQLDGRFYGQGVVGMGVGHIYEQTSNAVNTPMSQNMNQNTPMSQNMNQNMFPVEEIQFEQSFDSNPREITTDHFRFGSPFNMASVDYQEVMPRGNMESYPKQDNNNSPLWYL